The following coding sequences lie in one Lolium perenne isolate Kyuss_39 chromosome 2, Kyuss_2.0, whole genome shotgun sequence genomic window:
- the LOC127329690 gene encoding uncharacterized protein, whose translation MDKNWMEASRSSDEYAAGVYLFLKFALRNEEKDSKILCPCKNCGNKFWYDVETVNDHLICTGFMPGYKTWLFHGEQAVKNDLDTQSSSPEDTSNVRDEIDKLLLDGFDMYNRSSLHSEKEEGSEDDSEDEDVESYKRLVNDGGQQLYPGCKKFSKLQFLVRLLNIKNVRGMTNVAFEDMLTLFREALPEGHSLPKKFHEAKQYIRGVGLAYDTYDACFNDCIIFRGIHAKANVCPVCKTSRWKTVRSVVGGKRISRVAMKVIRHFPLNKRVRRLFISNKTASLMSWHNDGRTKDEVMRHPADSPAWKNFDSRYRSFSKEPRNIRFGLATDGFNPFRNMNLSYSIWPIILIPYNFPPWICMKETNFILSVIVPGRRSPGKDIDVYLQLVIDELQELWHHGVLVYDSHFGKKFRVHAALLWTISDWLGRGILSGESIVVCSHFLLGTCSRRLKHGHKACFLGHRRFLSMNHPFRSDEESFDGTTDFREPPVQPTGEEISTMTMDIQTAYGKL comes from the coding sequence ATGGATAAGAATTGGATGGAAGCTTCAAGGTCTTCAGATGAGTATGCAGCTGGAGTCTACTTATTCTTGAAATTTGCTCTAAGAAATGAAGAGAAAGACAGTAAGATACTGTGTCCATGTAAAAACTGTGGGAACAAGTTCTGGTATGATGTAGAAACTGTAAATGATCATCTAATCTGTACTGGTTTTATGCCTGGATATAAAACCTGGTTGTTTCATGGGGAACAAGCTGTTAAAAATGATCTTGACACACAATCTAGCTCTCCAGAAGATACTAGTAATGTTAGAGATGAGATTGACAAGCTACTGTTAGATGGGTTTGACATGTACAATAGAAGTTCATTGCATTCAGAAAAAGAAGAAGGGAGTGAAGATGATagtgaagatgaagatgtcgAATCATACAAGAGGTTAGTCAATGATGGTGGCCAGCAGTTGTACCCAGGATGCAAGAAATTTTCTAAACTGCAGTTTCTAGTAAGATtgctcaatattaaaaatgtCAGGGGAATgacaaatgttgcatttgaagataTGCTGACACTGTTCAGGGAAGCACTACCTGAAGGACATTCTCTGCCTAAGAAATTTCATGAAGCAAAGCAGTATATCAGAGGAGTTGGTCTTGCATATGATACTTATGATGCCTGTTTCAATGACtgcataattttcagaggcatccatGCCAAGGCCAATGTCTGCCCAGTTTGCAAAACAAGCAGGTGGAAGACTGTAAGAAGTGTAGTAGGTGGGAAGAGAATCAGTAGGGTGGCAATGAAAGTTATCAGGCATTTCCCACTGAACAAAAGAGTCAGGAGGTTGTTTATATCTAACAAAACAGCATCTCTGATGAGTTGGCACAATGATGGGAGAACCAAAGATGAAGTAATGAGGCATCCAGCTGATTCACCTGCTTGGAAGAACTTTGACAGCAGGTACAGGTCGTTCAGcaaagaaccaaggaacatcagATTTGGATTagctacagatggattcaacccttTCAGGAATATGAACTTGTCTTACAGCATCTGGCCTATAATTCTGATCCCATACAACTTCCCTCCTTGGATTTGCATGAAGGAGACCAACTTTATCTTGTCTGTCATTGTACCAGGAAGGAGATCACCAGGGAAAGACATTGATGTATACCTGCAACTAGTAATTGATGAGCTACAGGAGTTGTGGCACCATGGAGTTCTGGTATATGATTCTCATTTCGGTAAAAAGTTTAGAGTCCATGCTGCACTGCTCTGGACCATCAGTGATTGGCTAGGCCGTGGAATATTGAGTGGTGAAAGCATTGTTGTCTGTTCTCATTTCCTATTAGGAACTTGTTCTAGAAGGTTGAAGCATGGACACAAAGCATGTTTTCTAGGTCACAGAAGGTTCTTGTCAATGAATCATCCATTCAGAAGTGATG